In Hymenobacter sublimis, a single genomic region encodes these proteins:
- a CDS encoding lmo0937 family membrane protein, producing MGNLLYIIAVILIIIWALGFFGVLGTGIQGNSLIHVLLVIAIIAILLRVIRGGRVV from the coding sequence ATGGGCAACCTACTGTATATCATTGCCGTCATTCTGATCATCATTTGGGCCTTGGGCTTCTTCGGTGTACTCGGAACCGGTATCCAGGGCAACAGCCTGATTCACGTTTTGTTAGTTATTGCTATTATCGCCATTCTACTGCGTGTAATTCGCGGTGGGCGGGTAGTGTAA
- a CDS encoding ABC-F family ATP-binding cassette domain-containing protein, whose amino-acid sequence MISTSNVSLRYGKRVLFEDVTIKFMPGNVYGLIGANGAGKSTFLKILSGEIEANTGSVDMPKGARLSVLKQDQFAADAFPVLQTVIMGHQRLWKVMEEKDALYAKADFSDADGERAAALEGEFADLEGWNAEYEAAELLSGLGISEDKHQTLMGDLGTSDKVRVLLAQALFGNPDVLLLDEPTNGLDAETVLWLENFLDSFQNTVIVVSHDRHFLDAVCNYMADLDFSKITMYPGNYSFWYESSQLALRQRQEVNKKTEDKRKELEEFVRRFSANASKSKQATSRQKLLQKLTLEEIKPSSRKYPYIAFKSEREAGNQLLTVENLSKSVDGQTIFRNVSFSLDKKDKVAIISRDDRAASLLFDILFEETKPDTGDFKWGTTITPSYFPKENTEFFNTDLNLVDWLRQYSTEKDESFIRGFLGRMLFSGEESQKKSNVLSGGEKVRCMLSKMMMEGGNVLVLDDPTNHLDLESITALNNSLRDFAGTLIFASHDLQVVETVANRIIELTPDGIIDRRMSYEEYLADENIKAQRQRMYQLVS is encoded by the coding sequence ATGATCAGCACCTCCAACGTAAGCCTGCGCTACGGCAAGCGCGTATTGTTCGAAGACGTTACGATTAAATTCATGCCCGGCAACGTGTACGGCCTAATTGGGGCCAACGGCGCGGGTAAATCCACCTTCCTGAAAATCCTGTCTGGCGAAATTGAGGCCAATACCGGCTCGGTTGACATGCCCAAGGGGGCGCGGCTTTCGGTCCTGAAGCAGGACCAGTTTGCCGCCGACGCTTTCCCGGTGCTCCAGACGGTTATCATGGGCCACCAGCGCCTGTGGAAGGTGATGGAAGAGAAGGATGCGCTGTATGCCAAAGCCGACTTCTCGGACGCCGACGGGGAGCGGGCCGCGGCCTTAGAAGGCGAATTTGCCGATTTGGAGGGTTGGAATGCCGAATACGAAGCCGCTGAACTGCTCTCCGGCCTTGGCATTTCGGAAGACAAGCACCAGACCCTCATGGGCGACCTAGGTACTTCCGACAAGGTGCGCGTACTGCTGGCCCAGGCCCTGTTCGGTAACCCCGACGTGTTGCTGCTAGACGAACCCACGAACGGCCTCGACGCCGAAACCGTGCTGTGGCTGGAGAACTTCCTCGACTCTTTCCAGAACACGGTTATTGTAGTAAGCCACGACCGACACTTCCTCGACGCGGTGTGTAACTACATGGCTGACCTGGACTTCTCGAAAATCACGATGTATCCCGGCAACTACTCGTTCTGGTACGAGTCGTCGCAGTTGGCCCTGCGCCAGCGCCAGGAGGTGAATAAGAAAACGGAAGACAAGCGCAAGGAACTGGAAGAGTTTGTGCGCCGCTTCTCGGCCAATGCTTCTAAGTCGAAGCAGGCTACCTCGCGCCAGAAGTTGCTCCAGAAGTTGACGTTAGAGGAAATCAAGCCTTCATCGCGCAAGTACCCGTACATCGCCTTCAAATCGGAGCGTGAGGCGGGCAACCAGCTGCTCACGGTAGAAAACCTGAGCAAGTCGGTAGACGGCCAGACCATCTTCCGCAATGTGTCCTTCTCCCTCGATAAGAAGGACAAGGTGGCCATTATCAGCCGCGACGACCGGGCCGCCTCCCTCCTGTTCGACATCCTGTTCGAAGAAACCAAGCCTGACACCGGCGACTTTAAGTGGGGTACCACTATTACGCCCAGCTACTTCCCCAAGGAAAACACAGAGTTCTTCAACACCGACTTGAACCTGGTAGACTGGTTGCGCCAGTACAGCACGGAAAAAGACGAGTCATTTATCCGGGGCTTCCTGGGGCGGATGCTGTTCTCGGGCGAGGAGTCGCAGAAGAAGTCGAACGTACTGAGCGGGGGCGAAAAAGTGCGCTGCATGCTTTCCAAGATGATGATGGAAGGCGGCAACGTGCTGGTGCTCGACGACCCAACGAACCACTTGGATCTGGAAAGCATCACGGCCCTGAACAACTCCCTCCGGGACTTTGCCGGCACCCTGATTTTTGCTTCCCACGACTTGCAGGTAGTAGAAACCGTAGCTAACCGCATCATTGAGTTGACTCCGGACGGCATCATCGACCGCCGCATGAGCTACGAAGAGTACCTGGCCGATGAGAATATCAAGGCGCAACGCCAGCGCATGTATCAGTTGGTTTCGTAG
- a CDS encoding DUF4199 domain-containing protein, translating to MAASRITPETNGIRYGLFTAGGMILYFLIASLTGLSERIEFSFLNAVILAVGICLAIVNYKRFRQDRMPYLHGFGTGIITAIVASVIFAFFFILYAGVLNRNVMDGIRAQDLFGFDLSVTIAFLAIILQGAMSGVIISLVAMQYYKSPDHKPVTEIE from the coding sequence ATGGCAGCATCACGCATTACCCCCGAAACGAATGGCATTCGCTATGGCCTGTTTACGGCCGGCGGCATGATCTTATATTTTTTGATTGCCTCTCTGACTGGCTTGTCGGAGCGTATTGAATTTAGCTTTCTCAACGCCGTTATTCTGGCCGTTGGTATCTGTTTGGCTATTGTAAACTACAAGCGGTTTCGGCAGGACCGGATGCCTTACCTACATGGTTTTGGGACGGGTATTATTACAGCCATTGTGGCTTCGGTAATTTTTGCCTTCTTCTTTATTCTGTATGCCGGTGTGCTTAACCGCAACGTCATGGATGGTATCCGGGCTCAGGATCTGTTCGGCTTTGATCTGTCGGTAACTATTGCCTTCCTCGCCATCATCCTGCAAGGTGCCATGTCCGGCGTGATTATCTCCTTAGTAGCCATGCAGTATTACAAAAGCCCCGACCATAAACCCGTCACGGAAATCGAGTAG
- a CDS encoding murein L,D-transpeptidase catalytic domain family protein produces MTNVLTGVAAVLLSFLMIGTPLAAKPAGISRDKSPTAAVWSPQEKALVTAAFEQHVALSYVQANLTPTGLPLNVYRRALIGFYSLQQRGTASNRTQVLSIVDFSRSSTQKRLWVIDVAKGRLIHHTLVAHGKSTGEEFARTFSNREGSEMSSLGFYVTGTTYQGKHGLSLKLHGVDSGYNTNALSRAVVVHGAEYVSQEFIRQHGRLGRSQGCPALPVDQTPAIVRSIKGGTVLFANGPASSGYHSAWLNLDSALYAFARNKGLAAHVS; encoded by the coding sequence ATGACGAACGTGTTAACTGGCGTTGCCGCAGTACTTCTTAGCTTCTTGATGATTGGTACGCCGCTGGCAGCTAAGCCGGCAGGCATTTCCCGCGACAAATCTCCGACTGCTGCCGTTTGGAGCCCCCAGGAAAAGGCCCTCGTAACGGCCGCTTTCGAACAACACGTCGCCCTTTCCTATGTGCAGGCTAATCTGACACCTACTGGCCTACCCCTCAACGTGTACCGCCGGGCCCTAATTGGTTTTTACAGCCTGCAGCAGCGCGGAACAGCCAGCAACCGCACCCAGGTTTTGTCCATCGTTGACTTCAGCCGCTCCAGCACCCAGAAGCGCCTGTGGGTGATTGACGTCGCGAAAGGCCGCTTGATTCATCATACGTTGGTGGCCCATGGCAAATCCACGGGCGAAGAATTCGCCCGCACCTTCTCCAACCGCGAGGGCTCGGAAATGAGCAGCCTGGGCTTCTATGTAACGGGTACTACCTACCAAGGCAAGCATGGCCTGTCGCTGAAGCTGCACGGCGTGGACTCTGGCTACAACACCAACGCCCTGAGCCGGGCCGTGGTGGTACATGGTGCGGAATACGTTAGCCAGGAGTTTATTCGTCAGCACGGGCGCTTGGGGCGTAGCCAGGGTTGCCCGGCCTTGCCCGTGGACCAGACGCCGGCTATTGTTCGGTCCATTAAGGGCGGAACGGTGCTGTTTGCCAACGGTCCGGCCAGCAGCGGCTACCACTCCGCGTGGCTGAATTTGGATTCGGCCTTATATGCCTTTGCGCGCAACAAGGGACTGGCAGCTCATGTAAGCTAA
- a CDS encoding M48 family metallopeptidase, protein MAAFAFIPYYCNTQKNEVTGEVQHVDMSADQEIALGLQAAPQMAQQYGGIHPDKQAGAAVERIGQQIVQSTKASQSPYRFQFHLLADENTINAFALPGGQVFITAGLLKNLKTEGQVAGVLAHEIGHVVGRHSAEQIAKTRLTQGLTGAAAIGLFDPERPSTAASAAAAAMVGKLLTLRFGREDELEADRLAVDFTPAAGYDPRAMIQVMEVLESANRGGSSPPEFLSTHPNPGNRIEELQRDIAEDFPQGLPANLKP, encoded by the coding sequence ATGGCTGCCTTTGCCTTCATCCCGTACTACTGCAACACGCAGAAAAACGAGGTAACGGGCGAGGTGCAGCACGTAGACATGTCAGCCGACCAAGAAATAGCGCTGGGCCTGCAGGCTGCTCCCCAAATGGCGCAGCAATACGGCGGCATTCACCCCGATAAGCAGGCTGGGGCCGCCGTGGAGCGCATCGGCCAGCAAATTGTGCAGAGCACGAAGGCCAGTCAGTCTCCCTACCGGTTTCAGTTTCACTTGCTGGCCGATGAGAATACCATTAATGCCTTTGCGCTACCCGGTGGCCAGGTATTTATCACGGCGGGCCTGCTGAAAAACCTTAAAACGGAAGGGCAGGTAGCCGGCGTATTGGCGCACGAAATCGGGCACGTGGTGGGTCGGCACTCGGCGGAGCAGATTGCTAAAACCCGCCTGACTCAGGGCCTGACCGGGGCCGCTGCCATTGGCCTCTTCGACCCGGAGCGGCCCAGCACGGCCGCTAGTGCCGCTGCTGCCGCCATGGTGGGCAAGCTGCTGACGTTGCGCTTTGGCCGGGAAGATGAGCTGGAGGCCGACCGGCTAGCCGTTGATTTCACGCCCGCGGCTGGCTATGACCCCCGCGCCATGATTCAGGTGATGGAAGTACTCGAAAGTGCCAACCGCGGCGGTAGCAGCCCCCCCGAATTCCTGAGCACGCATCCCAACCCCGGCAACCGAATTGAGGAGCTGCAGCGCGACATTGCAGAGGACTTCCCCCAGGGGCTACCCGCTAATTTGAAGCCCTAA
- a CDS encoding diacylglycerol/lipid kinase family protein has product MLSQPLRLLLFVLNPISGDVDKSTLEATIRQYCEERGRTATFFHTSGSDDLASLRKHLSERSFDAVFAAGGDGTVSLVAEALTNSSTPLGIIPLGSGNGLSKDLGIPQEVEQALRLTWEYELRTVDTLRVAGMFSAHLADLGFNALIVERFDQGGVRGPAAYVRIATQEYVAYEPATYHIETDLETWEGPAFMLTVANASTFGSNVIINPDGELDDGQFEICLIEPFPSSAAPGLLYRLYTNGFDASDYTRRLCCRRARISVPGQTEVLVQVDGEPHHVATPVEVEINPSSLQVLVPANPSQTPK; this is encoded by the coding sequence ATGCTTAGTCAACCGCTGCGCTTGTTATTATTTGTGCTAAACCCCATTTCTGGGGATGTGGATAAGAGCACCCTAGAGGCCACCATCAGGCAGTATTGCGAGGAGAGAGGCCGCACCGCTACCTTTTTCCATACCAGTGGCTCCGATGACTTAGCTTCCCTACGCAAGCACCTGTCTGAGCGTAGCTTCGACGCCGTATTTGCGGCCGGTGGCGATGGTACCGTAAGCTTGGTGGCGGAAGCGCTAACAAACTCCAGTACTCCGTTGGGCATCATTCCGCTGGGCTCCGGCAACGGCTTGTCCAAGGACTTGGGCATACCCCAGGAGGTAGAGCAGGCTTTGCGCCTGACCTGGGAGTACGAGCTTCGCACGGTGGACACTTTGCGGGTAGCCGGCATGTTCTCGGCTCACCTAGCCGACTTAGGTTTCAATGCTTTAATAGTAGAGCGTTTTGACCAAGGTGGCGTGCGGGGCCCGGCCGCCTACGTGCGCATTGCTACCCAGGAGTACGTTGCCTACGAGCCCGCCACGTACCACATTGAAACCGATCTGGAAACTTGGGAGGGGCCCGCCTTTATGCTCACGGTTGCCAACGCCAGCACGTTCGGTAGCAACGTCATCATCAATCCTGATGGGGAGCTGGACGATGGCCAGTTTGAAATTTGCCTGATTGAGCCTTTTCCTAGTTCGGCCGCGCCGGGGCTCCTGTACCGGCTCTACACCAACGGGTTTGATGCCTCCGACTATACTCGCCGCCTGTGCTGCCGCCGGGCCCGCATTAGTGTGCCCGGGCAAACGGAGGTACTCGTGCAGGTTGATGGAGAACCTCACCACGTAGCTACACCGGTAGAAGTCGAAATTAACCCTAGCAGCTTGCAAGTGCTGGTGCCCGCCAACCCCTCCCAAACACCTAAGTAG